The following are encoded together in the Nocardia sp. XZ_19_385 genome:
- the fabD gene encoding ACP S-malonyltransferase — translation MFTILYHSLPTRHRKKANWAGDFLGIKVIQATLHGKFRPSGRIIASVGVAPMPRQTTRSVVARILSGSSYARISRWSFDMQTSYLFPGQGSQRVGMGRDLRAAYPDLIAPIFDTADEILGFELSRLCWEGPEERLERTDITQPAVFVASFAAYRVLAEILPPPVVVAGHSLGEYTALVAAGVLEWTDALMLVRRRGMLMAGVNESTPGAMAAALGLPATEVEQICAAVRAETAEVVEVANYNSADQTVVSGSAAGVAGFSARVLALGRAEVKVKRIKVGAPFHSSMMAAVEAEFAADLARVRFADPVLPVVANVTARPVRTGEEAREALRTQLAGSVRWSDTLTTLLRYGIDTFLEVGPGRVLTGLCKRAYPDVACYSAGDARRIEAIMGAADFGVDAGLRAS, via the coding sequence ATGTTCACGATTCTGTATCACTCGCTACCGACCCGACACCGTAAAAAAGCAAACTGGGCGGGTGACTTTTTAGGTATAAAAGTGATACAGGCCACTCTTCACGGGAAATTTCGGCCGTCTGGGCGCATAATCGCATCCGTGGGGGTGGCCCCGATGCCGCGACAAACGACGCGGTCAGTCGTGGCCCGGATTCTTTCGGGTTCTTCGTATGCCCGTATTTCTCGATGGAGTTTCGATATGCAAACCTCGTACTTGTTTCCTGGCCAAGGTTCCCAGCGGGTCGGGATGGGACGCGATCTCCGCGCCGCCTATCCGGACCTGATAGCGCCGATATTCGATACCGCCGACGAGATTCTCGGCTTCGAACTCTCCCGGCTGTGCTGGGAGGGGCCCGAGGAGCGGCTGGAGCGCACCGATATCACGCAGCCGGCCGTCTTCGTCGCCAGCTTCGCCGCCTACCGGGTGCTCGCCGAGATCTTGCCGCCGCCGGTGGTCGTCGCCGGGCACAGCCTCGGCGAGTACACCGCACTGGTAGCTGCCGGAGTGTTGGAGTGGACGGACGCGCTCATGCTGGTCCGGCGGCGCGGGATGCTGATGGCCGGGGTGAACGAGTCGACGCCGGGCGCCATGGCGGCCGCGCTCGGGCTGCCCGCCACCGAGGTCGAGCAGATCTGCGCCGCCGTCCGCGCCGAGACCGCGGAGGTGGTCGAGGTCGCGAATTACAACAGCGCTGATCAGACCGTTGTTTCCGGCAGTGCGGCCGGGGTGGCCGGATTCAGCGCCCGGGTGCTGGCACTCGGGCGCGCGGAGGTGAAGGTGAAGCGCATCAAAGTGGGCGCCCCCTTCCACAGTTCGATGATGGCGGCGGTGGAAGCCGAGTTCGCCGCGGACCTGGCCCGGGTGCGTTTCGCCGATCCGGTGCTTCCGGTCGTCGCGAACGTCACCGCGCGTCCGGTGCGGACGGGGGAGGAGGCGCGGGAGGCGTTGCGTACGCAGCTCGCCGGGTCCGTTCGGTGGAGTGACACCCTGACGACCCTGCTCAGATACGGCATCGACACTTTTCTGGAGGTCGGGCCGGGGCGCGTCCTGACCGGGCTCTGTAAACGCGCGTATCCCGACGTGGCCTGCTATTCCGCGGGGGATGCCCGGCGTATCGAGGCCATTATGGGCGCGGCGGACTTCGGCGTGGATGCCGGGTTGCGGGCATCGTGA
- a CDS encoding ABC transporter ATP-binding protein codes for MIEARSLTKLYGKTRAIQDLTFTVEPGRVTGFLGPNGSGKSTTMRLILGLDTPTSGNVSVVGRKYSDLIHPLHTVGALLDAGDVLPSRSAAQHLAFLAASNGIPRRRVGEVLDRVGLSDVAGKRVKGFSLGMRQRLGIAAALLGDPSVLILDEPVNGLDTEGIRWIRQTLRAMADEGRTVLLSSHMMSETELVADHLLVMSKGKLIADEPTASFVERVAEPTVRVRSAGLAELAEALGDRISIRGDVGTVRGTRAREIGQIAAVRGIVLDELTPLQASVEDVYTQLVTGQHTFEPHEVMQESA; via the coding sequence ATGATCGAAGCACGTAGCTTGACCAAGCTCTACGGCAAGACTCGCGCCATCCAAGACCTCACCTTCACCGTCGAACCCGGCCGCGTCACCGGGTTTCTCGGACCGAACGGCTCGGGCAAGTCGACCACGATGCGGTTGATCCTGGGCCTGGACACTCCGACCTCCGGCAACGTCTCGGTGGTCGGCCGCAAATACAGCGACCTCATCCATCCACTGCACACCGTCGGCGCGCTGCTCGACGCCGGCGATGTGCTCCCCTCGCGGTCCGCCGCCCAGCATCTGGCCTTTCTGGCGGCGAGCAACGGCATTCCCCGCCGGCGCGTCGGGGAGGTGCTCGATCGGGTCGGCCTGTCCGATGTCGCGGGCAAGCGCGTCAAGGGCTTCTCCCTCGGCATGCGGCAGCGCCTCGGGATCGCCGCGGCCCTGCTCGGTGATCCGTCGGTGCTGATCCTGGACGAGCCGGTCAACGGTTTGGACACCGAGGGGATCCGCTGGATCCGGCAGACATTGCGCGCGATGGCCGACGAGGGCCGCACGGTGCTGCTGTCCAGCCACATGATGAGCGAGACCGAGCTGGTCGCCGATCACCTACTGGTCATGAGCAAGGGCAAGCTGATCGCGGACGAGCCGACCGCGTCCTTCGTCGAGCGCGTCGCAGAACCGACGGTGCGGGTCCGCAGCGCGGGTCTGGCCGAACTGGCCGAGGCGCTGGGCGACCGGATCTCGATCCGCGGCGATGTCGGCACCGTGCGCGGCACCCGAGCCCGCGAGATCGGGCAGATCGCCGCCGTGCGCGGCATCGTGCTCGACGAACTGACCCCGCTACAGGCCTCGGTCGAGGACGTCTACACCCAATTGGTCACTGGCCAGCACACTTTCGAACCTCATGAAGTAATGCAGGAGTCCGCATGA
- a CDS encoding 3-hydroxylacyl-ACP dehydratase, with protein sequence MRFHLVDRIDTLEPWTRIEAVKRTSSSETYWATDDYGRYMPLPIQLEVLAQSAAWLVYLSTERKHRAVLLSVGAVHTRSKVGPGDDVVAAADIQSAGDTIVVSGRLSVGDRTVLEVEDLMCALIDADLLEDTETVRGREEILRSGDHS encoded by the coding sequence ATGAGATTCCACCTGGTCGATCGCATCGACACCCTCGAACCGTGGACCCGCATCGAGGCGGTCAAGCGCACCAGTTCCAGCGAAACCTATTGGGCCACCGATGATTACGGCCGCTACATGCCGCTGCCGATCCAGCTCGAAGTGCTCGCGCAGAGCGCGGCCTGGCTGGTCTACCTGAGCACCGAACGCAAACACCGGGCAGTGCTGCTCTCGGTGGGCGCGGTGCACACGCGGTCGAAGGTGGGTCCCGGTGACGACGTCGTCGCGGCGGCCGACATCCAGTCGGCCGGGGACACCATCGTCGTCTCGGGCCGGCTCTCGGTCGGCGACCGGACCGTCCTCGAGGTCGAGGACCTGATGTGCGCACTGATCGACGCCGACCTGCTCGAGGACACCGAGACGGTGCGGGGTCGCGAAGAAATCCTGCGAAGTGGGGACCACTCATGA
- a CDS encoding PadR family transcriptional regulator has protein sequence MSDFKLSPTSYLVLSLVARTGPCTPFDIKKHVDRSIGFFWSFPHSQIYAEPERLAEKKLLSGYQEPTGRRRRIYSITELGRARLEEWLSHSADAPTHELRDSGLLKLYFGSLSAPADVAKVAEAEKSAHQQRLDRYRTAHTSLAGTPESDANELLVLEFGIRYESLAVEFWDTVADRPI, from the coding sequence TTGTCCGACTTCAAACTAAGTCCGACGTCGTATCTGGTATTGAGCCTGGTGGCACGCACCGGCCCTTGTACACCATTCGACATCAAAAAGCATGTAGACCGTTCTATCGGATTCTTCTGGTCCTTTCCCCATTCCCAAATCTACGCTGAACCCGAGCGCCTCGCCGAAAAAAAGTTGCTCTCCGGATATCAGGAGCCGACTGGACGCCGCCGGCGAATTTATAGTATCACCGAACTCGGACGGGCACGACTCGAAGAATGGCTCTCACACAGTGCCGACGCGCCTACCCACGAACTGCGGGACAGCGGCTTGTTGAAGCTCTATTTCGGTAGTCTGTCGGCGCCGGCGGATGTCGCGAAAGTCGCCGAAGCCGAGAAGTCCGCGCATCAGCAACGCCTCGACCGCTACCGCACCGCACACACCTCGCTGGCCGGCACCCCGGAAAGCGATGCCAACGAATTGCTGGTACTGGAGTTCGGCATCCGGTACGAGTCGCTCGCCGTGGAATTCTGGGACACGGTCGCGGACCGCCCGATTTAG
- a CDS encoding 3-hydroxyacyl-ACP dehydratase FabZ family protein, protein MTIDSILSAPRWDGELRVPPDELALAGGLCLDRIVELHVGTRAVALANVPNTLTVFDTHFQRFPVLPGVLLLHGISNLADTLLAATVGGQWQLAVVRRVQFRHYVRPGDQLRLAVDIREHDRAHAVLSGRITIGDTVVVLARELAMINHSAPAKEVP, encoded by the coding sequence ATGACCATCGACAGCATCCTGTCCGCCCCGCGCTGGGACGGCGAATTGCGGGTGCCGCCCGACGAGCTCGCCTTGGCGGGCGGGCTGTGCCTGGACCGGATCGTCGAGTTGCACGTCGGTACCCGGGCCGTCGCGCTGGCGAACGTACCGAACACGCTGACTGTGTTCGACACGCACTTCCAGCGCTTCCCGGTGCTGCCGGGAGTGCTACTCCTGCACGGGATCTCGAATCTGGCCGACACCCTGCTCGCCGCGACCGTGGGCGGGCAATGGCAGCTCGCGGTGGTGCGGCGGGTGCAGTTCCGCCACTATGTGCGCCCCGGCGATCAGCTCCGGCTGGCGGTGGACATCCGGGAGCACGACCGCGCACACGCGGTGCTGTCCGGCCGGATCACCATCGGCGACACCGTGGTCGTGCTCGCCCGGGAGCTGGCCATGATCAACCACTCGGCTCCAGCTAAGGAAGTCCCATGA
- a CDS encoding SDR family NAD(P)-dependent oxidoreductase has protein sequence MSSIHTGRAALVTGGSGGIGQAICRRLAAEGAFVAVNYFRGDQAAKELVAEIETNGGRAVAIQGDVSLPGDAEAVVQETLAQAGRLDILVNNCGITRNRLIMQMDEADWLEVMRVNFGGVFNCTRAASAALTQQDGAAIVNVSSVMGQRAWLGASGYAASKAAINSFTMASALEFARFGIRVNAVLPGFVETEMIADVLSGGNGDGIIGQVPVPGATSVEEVAELVSFLAATHTKHLSGALIPIDGMGGGTLLLGKPLKKTTRR, from the coding sequence ATGTCATCAATTCACACCGGCCGCGCCGCATTGGTAACCGGCGGATCAGGCGGGATCGGGCAAGCGATATGCCGCAGACTGGCCGCGGAAGGCGCATTCGTTGCCGTCAACTACTTTCGGGGCGACCAGGCCGCCAAAGAGCTCGTCGCGGAAATCGAGACCAACGGCGGCAGGGCCGTCGCGATACAGGGTGATGTCTCGCTCCCGGGCGACGCCGAGGCGGTGGTTCAGGAGACCCTGGCGCAGGCCGGACGGCTCGACATCCTGGTCAACAATTGCGGCATCACCCGCAACCGGCTGATCATGCAGATGGACGAAGCCGACTGGCTCGAGGTCATGCGCGTCAACTTCGGCGGCGTGTTCAACTGCACCAGAGCCGCTTCCGCCGCGCTGACCCAGCAGGACGGGGCGGCCATCGTGAACGTCTCCTCCGTCATGGGCCAGCGGGCCTGGCTCGGCGCCTCCGGATACGCCGCGTCCAAGGCGGCCATCAACTCCTTCACCATGGCTTCGGCCCTCGAGTTCGCCAGGTTCGGCATCCGGGTGAACGCCGTGCTCCCCGGTTTCGTGGAGACCGAGATGATCGCCGACGTGCTCAGCGGCGGCAACGGCGACGGCATCATCGGGCAGGTGCCCGTGCCCGGCGCCACCTCCGTCGAGGAGGTCGCCGAACTGGTGTCCTTCCTCGCCGCGACACACACCAAACACCTCAGCGGCGCGCTGATCCCGATCGACGGAATGGGCGGCGGCACTTTGCTTTTGGGCAAGCCGCTGAAGAAGACCACCCGGCGCTAG
- a CDS encoding isochorismatase family protein produces the protein MSTVSPSTTLREVIGLDNQLPRLADATLIMIDFQNTYRTGVMALTGAEEALTAGARLLAAARALGRPVIHIVNDGGEGTPYDIRAEIGAISPEVAPLATEPVVVKQVPNAFFDTELEKTLKDLAAGPDLILCGFMTHMCVTFTAQGAFNLGYRPTVVAEATATRPLPTPNGPTLSAPTLQSAALTTIADLFGRIAPTVDDLIG, from the coding sequence GTGTCTACTGTTTCGCCTTCGACGACGCTGCGCGAGGTCATCGGCCTGGACAACCAGCTACCCCGCCTGGCCGACGCCACCCTCATCATGATCGATTTCCAGAACACCTACCGCACCGGCGTCATGGCCCTGACCGGAGCCGAAGAAGCCCTCACCGCCGGCGCCCGCCTGCTGGCGGCCGCCCGAGCCCTGGGCCGCCCGGTAATCCACATCGTCAACGACGGCGGCGAAGGCACCCCCTACGACATCCGCGCCGAAATCGGCGCGATCAGCCCCGAAGTCGCCCCGCTCGCCACCGAACCGGTCGTCGTCAAGCAGGTCCCCAACGCCTTCTTCGACACCGAACTCGAAAAGACCCTGAAAGACCTCGCCGCCGGCCCCGACCTCATCCTCTGCGGCTTCATGACCCACATGTGCGTAACCTTCACCGCCCAAGGCGCTTTCAACCTCGGCTACCGCCCCACCGTAGTCGCCGAAGCCACCGCCACCCGCCCCCTCCCAACCCCCAACGGCCCCACCCTCTCCGCCCCCACCCTCCAATCCGCCGCCCTGACCACCATCGCCGACCTCTTCGGCCGCATCGCCCCCACCGTCGACGACCTGATCGGCTGA
- a CDS encoding LLM class F420-dependent oxidoreductase, with protein sequence MTKTAGRAIVRLGYQMPDFNFGASVDKLFPTVIAQAQEAERAGFDTAFLTDHFYQRFGPPHGPTLEAYTALAGIAATTERIQLSTLVTGNTYRNPALLAKIVTTLDVVSQGRAMLGIGAGWFELEHKSYGYEFGSFTERFEKLDEALQIITPMLRGERPTFEGKWYRVANAINEPRVRDDLPIMLGGAGEKKTFALAARYADHLSIGCDAVELPGKLEALRQRCDEAGRDRSTLDVSYLAFVAMDESSERAHRAVDEMFARRVGDPAKVDRVRAGMAGRLFIGSPDEVAGQLQEQVLDLGVDGLVINMVANGHQPGVVELAGKTLGPLVTTV encoded by the coding sequence ATGACGAAAACAGCTGGGCGAGCGATTGTTCGCCTCGGATATCAGATGCCGGACTTCAACTTCGGCGCGTCGGTCGACAAACTCTTCCCCACGGTCATCGCGCAGGCCCAGGAGGCCGAGCGGGCCGGTTTCGACACCGCGTTCCTGACCGACCATTTCTACCAGCGCTTCGGCCCGCCGCACGGGCCGACACTCGAGGCCTACACCGCCCTGGCGGGTATCGCGGCAACCACCGAACGAATTCAGCTGTCCACCTTGGTGACCGGCAATACCTATCGCAATCCGGCGCTGCTGGCCAAGATCGTGACCACGCTGGACGTGGTCAGCCAGGGCCGCGCCATGCTCGGCATCGGCGCCGGGTGGTTCGAGCTCGAACACAAGTCCTATGGCTACGAATTCGGTTCGTTCACCGAGCGTTTCGAGAAACTGGACGAGGCGCTGCAGATCATCACACCGATGCTGCGCGGGGAACGCCCGACATTCGAGGGCAAGTGGTATCGCGTCGCGAACGCCATCAACGAACCGCGCGTCCGCGACGACCTGCCCATCATGCTCGGCGGCGCCGGCGAGAAGAAGACCTTCGCCCTCGCCGCGCGCTACGCCGATCACCTCAGCATCGGCTGTGACGCCGTCGAGCTGCCGGGCAAGCTGGAAGCGCTGCGGCAACGCTGCGACGAGGCCGGGCGCGACCGCTCGACCCTGGACGTCAGTTATCTCGCGTTCGTCGCGATGGACGAGTCGTCCGAACGCGCGCACCGGGCGGTCGACGAGATGTTCGCCCGCCGGGTGGGCGATCCGGCCAAGGTCGACCGGGTCCGCGCGGGCATGGCCGGTCGACTGTTCATCGGCAGTCCCGACGAAGTCGCCGGGCAGCTCCAGGAGCAGGTTCTCGACCTCGGTGTCGACGGTCTGGTGATCAACATGGTCGCCAACGGCCATCAGCCCGGCGTCGTCGAGCTGGCCGGAAAAACATTGGGCCCCTTGGTGACAACTGTATGA
- a CDS encoding ABC transporter permease, translating to MISTAAPLISPVRPWSTLRFQVQSELVKARSARSLWFLPLLAVIIGPASALLVGISDSLESNDTVLGGALTALTLPVAVIGAWGALIMTTEYSSGTIRPVLSATPQRDTVFAAKVITTAAISTIAGLLSTTLAYLVGLATIDASKYAAGQPFPGLLGIYLVFPAVALFGLAIGLMLRSSAGAVAAVSAHVVLPEAASATAFGELHKLMTLVAPTAVVGKLSQSADAADHLIGSLGGWPRLALVILLTLGVLFGGRRALIRKDV from the coding sequence ATGATCAGCACTGCCGCCCCCCTGATCTCTCCCGTTCGACCCTGGTCGACGCTGCGCTTTCAAGTGCAGTCCGAGCTGGTGAAAGCCCGGTCCGCACGATCGCTCTGGTTTCTGCCGCTGCTGGCCGTGATCATCGGCCCGGCCAGCGCACTACTGGTCGGGATTTCCGACAGCCTCGAATCCAACGACACGGTGCTCGGCGGCGCGTTGACCGCGCTCACCTTGCCCGTGGCGGTGATCGGAGCGTGGGGCGCGCTGATCATGACCACCGAGTACTCCTCCGGCACCATCCGGCCGGTGCTCTCGGCGACACCGCAACGCGACACGGTGTTCGCGGCCAAGGTCATCACCACCGCTGCCATCTCCACCATTGCCGGTCTGCTGTCGACCACCTTGGCCTACCTGGTCGGCCTCGCCACCATCGACGCCTCGAAATATGCGGCAGGCCAGCCATTTCCCGGTCTGCTCGGCATCTACCTGGTGTTTCCCGCCGTCGCGCTGTTCGGCTTGGCCATCGGCCTGATGCTGCGCAGCTCGGCCGGCGCCGTAGCCGCCGTGAGCGCCCACGTGGTGCTGCCGGAAGCCGCCTCAGCCACCGCTTTTGGCGAATTGCACAAATTGATGACGCTCGTGGCGCCGACCGCCGTGGTCGGCAAGCTGTCCCAAAGTGCCGACGCCGCGGATCATCTCATCGGATCGCTGGGCGGCTGGCCGCGATTGGCGCTGGTCATCCTGCTCACCCTCGGCGTGCTGTTCGGGGGACGCCGGGCCCTCATTCGCAAAGACGTGTGA
- a CDS encoding GlxA family transcriptional regulator, protein MPLIHRVLIAVFPEVDLLDVTGPAEVFALANREGGVRYEVRLASPQGGAVTTSAGVRLLTDVAFDEVDGGIDTLIVPGAVEPSPAGPVALIDRDVVAWVERIAPRVGRIASVCVGAHVLAAAGLLDGKVATTHWSTAGQLAADHPRVTVDPDPIFVRSGRVWTGAGISACLDLALALVTEDHGEELALAVARQLVVYLKRQGGQSQFSVPLSRPAASRRDIDDLRLFIAEHLDDDLSVAALADRMCLSERHFARVFRQETGTGVAAYVEAARVEAARRLLETTDDPLAAISATVGLGSVETLHRAFRKLLGTSPGAYRRRFRTIA, encoded by the coding sequence ATGCCACTGATCCATCGCGTTCTGATCGCGGTCTTCCCGGAAGTCGACCTGCTCGACGTCACCGGGCCGGCCGAGGTCTTCGCGTTGGCCAATCGGGAAGGCGGGGTGCGCTACGAGGTGCGGCTCGCCAGTCCCCAGGGCGGTGCGGTGACCACCTCGGCGGGGGTGCGGCTGCTGACCGACGTCGCGTTCGACGAGGTCGACGGCGGGATCGACACGCTGATCGTGCCCGGAGCGGTGGAACCGTCGCCGGCCGGTCCGGTGGCGTTGATCGACCGTGACGTGGTGGCCTGGGTCGAGCGGATCGCGCCGCGGGTGGGCCGCATCGCCTCGGTCTGTGTCGGCGCGCATGTGCTGGCCGCCGCGGGTCTGCTGGACGGGAAGGTGGCGACCACGCACTGGTCGACCGCCGGCCAGCTCGCGGCCGACCACCCGCGGGTCACCGTCGACCCCGACCCGATCTTCGTCCGCTCCGGCCGGGTGTGGACCGGCGCCGGGATCAGCGCCTGCCTCGATCTCGCGCTGGCACTGGTCACCGAGGATCACGGCGAGGAGCTGGCGCTCGCGGTGGCCCGGCAACTGGTCGTGTACCTGAAACGGCAAGGCGGCCAAAGCCAGTTCAGTGTGCCGCTGAGTCGTCCGGCCGCGTCCCGCCGGGACATCGACGACTTGCGGCTGTTCATCGCCGAACACCTCGACGACGATCTGTCCGTCGCCGCCCTCGCGGACCGAATGTGCTTGAGCGAGCGGCATTTCGCGCGAGTTTTCCGTCAGGAGACCGGCACCGGCGTCGCCGCCTACGTGGAAGCGGCGCGAGTCGAAGCCGCTCGGCGACTCCTGGAAACCACCGATGACCCGCTGGCGGCGATCAGCGCGACCGTCGGCCTGGGCTCGGTGGAAACCCTGCACCGCGCCTTCCGCAAACTGCTCGGCACCAGCCCCGGCGCTTACCGCCGCCGCTTCCGCACCATCGCCTGA
- a CDS encoding acyl carrier protein produces MSETSVIDAVREIVAEAVALDIDEVDADATLFGEVGAESIDLLDILFRIERRLGVKITTNELSERIQGGIPDEQFGTDDGVVSEVGLAQLERVMPQIDPAALSGKLAAEDVMNLFTVRNLADMVSPHVGAAS; encoded by the coding sequence ATGTCCGAAACCAGTGTCATCGACGCCGTCCGCGAGATCGTGGCCGAGGCGGTCGCCCTCGACATCGACGAAGTCGACGCCGACGCAACCCTTTTCGGAGAGGTCGGCGCCGAGTCGATCGATCTGCTCGACATCCTCTTCCGGATCGAACGCCGGCTCGGCGTCAAGATCACGACCAACGAGCTGAGCGAACGGATCCAGGGCGGCATCCCGGACGAGCAGTTCGGCACCGACGACGGCGTCGTCTCCGAGGTCGGCCTGGCGCAGCTGGAAAGGGTGATGCCGCAGATCGATCCGGCGGCACTGAGCGGGAAGCTGGCCGCCGAGGACGTGATGAACCTGTTCACGGTGCGCAACCTGGCGGACATGGTGTCCCCGCACGTCGGCGCGGCGAGCTGA
- a CDS encoding beta-ketoacyl synthase produces MNNKVVITGIGAVTPVGNTAAETWSALAAGRSGVGRIATFDPGSFSVQIAGMVRDFAPAPELLHTQRWELLTRAGGFGVVAAAEAIADAGDLASHAPQHRGVFVGGHVGRPEPAELAEIGRTRRLSDGAEIYRRDPDSTLRCDQGIDLAAIAEVGGCRGPISGISTACASATHAIGEAFRRIQAGEITMAIAGGQDALTTWLDVSGFSLLGALTTRYNDDPTRASKPFDANRDGFVLGEGSVLMVLEDERTALARGARILGRVSGYAATMNAYRITDSPPDGGGSITAMANAIADAGVDPNAVDCVYAHGTSTPGNDTSETAAIKQVFGAHAHELLVTSPKSMTGHLTAGAGALNVLAALRGFAEGLVTPTINYTEPDPQLDLDYVPNQARAVDVSVAVVNSFAFGGTNASLLLEAA; encoded by the coding sequence ATGAACAACAAGGTCGTCATCACCGGCATCGGCGCGGTGACTCCGGTGGGCAACACCGCGGCGGAGACCTGGTCCGCGCTGGCCGCGGGCCGCAGCGGGGTCGGGCGGATCGCCACCTTCGATCCCGGTTCGTTCTCGGTGCAGATCGCCGGGATGGTGCGCGATTTCGCACCCGCCCCCGAGCTGCTGCACACGCAGAGATGGGAATTGCTCACCAGGGCAGGCGGATTCGGCGTTGTCGCGGCAGCGGAGGCGATCGCGGACGCGGGTGACCTCGCCAGCCATGCCCCGCAGCACCGGGGCGTCTTCGTGGGCGGCCACGTCGGCCGGCCCGAACCCGCCGAGCTCGCCGAGATCGGCCGCACCCGCCGGCTCAGCGACGGGGCCGAAATCTATCGGCGCGACCCGGACAGCACGCTGCGCTGCGATCAGGGCATCGACCTCGCCGCCATCGCCGAGGTCGGCGGCTGCCGCGGCCCGATCAGCGGGATCAGCACCGCGTGCGCCTCGGCCACGCACGCGATCGGGGAAGCGTTCCGGCGCATTCAGGCCGGTGAGATCACCATGGCGATCGCGGGCGGTCAGGACGCGCTGACGACGTGGCTGGATGTCTCCGGTTTCTCGTTGCTGGGTGCGCTCACCACCAGATACAACGACGACCCGACCCGGGCATCCAAGCCGTTCGACGCGAACCGGGACGGGTTCGTGCTCGGCGAGGGTTCGGTGCTCATGGTGCTCGAGGACGAGCGGACCGCACTGGCGCGGGGCGCGCGAATCCTCGGGCGGGTCAGCGGATATGCGGCCACGATGAACGCCTACCGGATCACCGACTCCCCGCCGGACGGCGGCGGCTCGATCACCGCGATGGCCAATGCCATCGCCGACGCCGGTGTCGACCCGAACGCCGTCGACTGTGTCTATGCCCACGGCACCAGCACACCGGGTAACGACACCTCCGAGACCGCGGCGATCAAGCAGGTCTTCGGCGCTCACGCGCACGAGCTGCTCGTCACCTCGCCCAAATCGATGACCGGGCATCTGACGGCGGGCGCGGGCGCGCTCAATGTGCTTGCCGCACTGCGGGGATTCGCCGAGGGACTGGTGACGCCGACGATCAACTACACCGAACCCGATCCCCAGCTCGATCTGGACTACGTCCCGAATCAGGCACGCGCGGTGGATGTTTCGGTCGCGGTGGTCAATTCGTTCGCCTTCGGCGGCACCAACGCCTCGCTGTTGCTGGAGGCGGCATGA